A DNA window from Peromyscus leucopus breed LL Stock chromosome 3, UCI_PerLeu_2.1, whole genome shotgun sequence contains the following coding sequences:
- the LOC114685865 gene encoding taste receptor type 2 member 104-like, with product MEGIFLFIVTSEAVLGVLGNAFIVFVNCAECARNKKLSKIGFILTGLATSRICLMWMITFDTYINLLSIHKLTYGKLYEYMNYLWVTMNHLSVWFATSLSIFYFLKIANFSHYVFIWLKWRTDRVFIFLVGFLFVSLFIAVAQVVKMTHDIKMQYRNISWQVHRQANELLINHIFFQFGMLFLFMIAVITCLLLIISLWRHNKQMQLNVSECRDLNTEAHIKAIKVLISFIVLFILYFAEGFVFHMQVQLLSQPPDAKAYSPIFAREETLAYRLFYVKTSVMVVNLTISGINHNPEIEDTLMVQFLKLEDTSFRSGS from the exons ATGGAAGGcatcttcctttttattgtcACTAGTGAAGCCGTGCTGGGAGTTTTAGGGAATGCATTTATTGTATTTGTGAACTGTGCAGAGTGTGCCAGGAACAAGAAGCTCTCTAAGATTGGCTTCATTCTCACTGGCTTGGCAACTTCCCGGATTTGTCTCATGTGGATGATAACTTTTGACACATATATAAACTTACTCTCTATACATAAACTTACCTATGGCAAGCTATATGAATACATGAATTACCTATGGGTAACTATGAATCACCTGAGTGTCTGGTTTGCCACCAGCCTCAGCATCTTCTATTTCCTGAAGATAGCAAATTTTTCTCACTACGTATTTATCTGGCTGAAGTGGAGAACTGACAGAGTTTTTATCTTTCTGGTAGGATTCCTGTTTGTCTCGTTGTTTATTGCTGTAGCACAAGTTGTGAAGATGACCCATGATATTAAAATGCAATACAGAAACATCTCCTGGCAGGTTCACCGACAGGCAAATGAGCTACTTATTAATCACATCTTTTTTCAATTTGGGATGCTTTTCCTCTTTATGATAGCTGTTATTACATGTCTCCTGTTAATCATTTCTCTTTGGAGACACAACAAGCAGATGCAATTGAATGTCTCAGAATGCAGAGACCTCAACACAGAAGCTCATATCAAAGCcattaaagttttaatttcttttatcgTCCTCTTTATCTTGTATTTTGCAG AAGGATTTGTATTCCACATGCAAGTTCAGCTGCTCAGTCAGCCTCCTGATGCTAAAGCTTATTCACCCATTTTTGCCAGGGAAGAAACTTTAGCCTACAGACTCTTCTATGTAAAGACTTCTGTGatggttgtcaacttaactatatctggaattaaccaCAATCCAGAAATAGAGGACACACTTATGGTCCAGTTTTTGAAACTGGAAGACACCAGCTTtcgatctggatcttga